One genomic region from Onychostoma macrolepis isolate SWU-2019 chromosome 23, ASM1243209v1, whole genome shotgun sequence encodes:
- the LOC131532686 gene encoding uracil nucleotide/cysteinyl leukotriene receptor: MEHINQSQIDFQRYLFTPVYSLVLFFGLIGNLGALYYFIFKIKQKSPSNIYIINLAVADTLFLFALPFRIHYHLNDSNWIFGEAMCRITGTIFFANIYISISFMTCICVDRYIATLHPHTYLKLRNTNLPALVSTAVWLVSGSAMLAFMLTCPLSSKGNMCFEGFSQKEWSDLAPYSISSLIFGSLLPSAVILVCYPIVARRIARIHNSTARGARRIIYAILTITLLCFLPYHIVHLVYLLTRLENNKEDDELFFLRRVTMALVSLNSILDPLLYYFATGHYKWRLKSLRLKKKTGVYSISNGF, encoded by the coding sequence ATGGAACACATAAACCAATCCCAAATCGATTTCCAGCGCTATCTCTTCACACCTGTCTACAGTCTGGTCTTGTTTTTCGGATTGATTGGAAATCTCGGAGCTTTGTATTACTTCATCTTTAAAATCAAACAGAAATCTCCTTCAAACATATACATCATTAACCTGGCAGTGGCTGACACGCTCTTCTTGTTCGCCTTGCCATTTCGTATCCACTACCACCTCAATGACAGCAACTGGATATTTGGCGAAGCCATGTGTCGCATCACCGGCACGATCTTCTTCGCCAACATCTACATCAGCATCAGCTTCATGACCTGCATCTGCGTGGACCGTTACATCGCCACCCTCCACCCTCACACCTACCTAAAGCTTCGCAACACAAATCTCCCAGCGCTGGTGAGCACCGCTGTATGGCTGGTCTCTGGGTCAGCTATGCTGGCATTTATGTTAACATGCCCATTATCAAGCAAAGGAAACATGTGTTTTGAGGGCTTCAGTCAAAAAGAGTGGAGCGACTTGGCGCCCTACAGCATAAGCAGTCTCATTTTTGGATCCCTTCTGCCCTCTGCAGTCATCCTGGTTTGTTACCCCATTGTGGCCCGTCGCATCGCCCGGATCCACAACTCCACCGCCCGCGGAGCACGGCGGATCATCTACGCCATCTTAACCATCACActtctgtgtttccttcctTATCATATCGTGCATCTTGTATACCTCTTGACACGCTTGGAAAACAACAAAGAGGATGACGAGCTTTTCTTCCTCCGTAGGGTGACCATGGCTCTGGTCAGTCTAAACAGCATCTTGGACCCGCTTTTGTACTACTTTGCCACGGGTCACTACAAGTGGAGGCTCAAAAGTCTGAGGCTGAAGAAGAAAACGGGCGTTTATTCCATTTCCAATGGCTTTTGA